Within the Acidihalobacter prosperus genome, the region TGCGAACTGCCGCTCGAAACCCATGTCGCCGTGGCGGGCGAACGCGTGCTCGGCGGCTATTACATCAAGGCCAACCAGGGCGGCCCCGGTGGACACGTATGCAATTGCGGCTACCTGGTTGCCTCGCAGGCGCGCGGCCGGGGCGTGGCCACCGCGCTGCACGCGCACTCGCTTGAAACGGCGAAACGGCTGGGCTTCCTCGCCATGCAGTACAACCTGGTGGTGTCGACCAACACGGTCGCGGTGAGGCTCTGGCAGAAGCTCGGCTTCGCGATCGTCGGCACGCTGCCGCGCGCCTTCCGGCACCGAACGCTGGGGCTGGTGGATGCCTACGTGATGTACCGCTGGCTCGGCGACGACGCGCCCGCCGATCAGCCGGGCTTGCGCCCGACGAACAGGTAATAGGGCACGCGCAGGCCCGGGAGGTACGGCACGGGTGCACGTCGCTCTTCGATCCGGAGCACGTCCAAACGGCCCATCAGATAGGGCAGATGGTCGGGGCTCGGCCGCACGCCGTCATGGCCGAACCAGGCCGGCCAGAAATGTCGTGCCAGCGCACCGTGACGCACCAGCCCCGGCGCAGGATGCGGCCGCGAGACATAGAAATCCACCACGCCGAGCACCCCGCCCGGCTTGAGCAGGCGCAGGGCGTTGTCCACCGCCTCGAACCAGTCCGGTATCATGGTCAGGGCATAGGCGAAATAGGCCGCATCCATCGGACGCTCCGGCCGATAGCGCGTGGCATCGGCTTCGCGCACCCGCACCTGGTCGTGCCCGGCCCAGCGCCGACGAGCCTGGGCAAGCAGCGGCGCGCACACGTCCACCAGTTCCGCGACTTCGAGCGAATCGACACGGCCGCTCAAATAGCCCAGATTGCGGCCGGTCCCGGCCCCCAGCTCGATCAGCCGTCCGCCCGCGGCCGGCAGCTGCGCCGCCACTGCCGATAGCAGGTCGTCCCGGCCATGCAGCAGACGTTCGCGAAATCCGTCGTAGCGGCTTGCCTGGGGCCCGTAGAAACGATCAAGACGTTCGGCATGGGTCGCGCCGCCCGGCTGGCCACGCAGCAGCGTCCACAGCACGCGGGCATCGTCGCGCAGGTTCATCGATCAGGCCGCGTGCTGGGCGATGTGGAAGCCGGCATAGGTATGCACGCGATCATGCGCCTGCAGTTCCGCGGCCAGTTCGCGCTCGAAGCGGAAACGCTCGTGCAGCCCGCCGATGCCCGGAATATGCAGCGTCTGCAGGTAGCCCGGCTGTGCGTGGGCACTGCGGAAGATCAGGCGGGCATCGGGCGTGGCGCGCGCCATGATGGCCTGCCATTCCTCCACCAGGGCCTGGGGGTGGTACACGCTCATCCAGTCCA harbors:
- a CDS encoding GNAT family N-acetyltransferase, yielding MTAWRIRPLQAGDESALWEMILDVAQAGESYPYAPDITRAEGLRQWCELPLETHVAVAGERVLGGYYIKANQGGPGGHVCNCGYLVASQARGRGVATALHAHSLETAKRLGFLAMQYNLVVSTNTVAVRLWQKLGFAIVGTLPRAFRHRTLGLVDAYVMYRWLGDDAPADQPGLRPTNR
- a CDS encoding class I SAM-dependent methyltransferase, which encodes MNLRDDARVLWTLLRGQPGGATHAERLDRFYGPQASRYDGFRERLLHGRDDLLSAVAAQLPAAGGRLIELGAGTGRNLGYLSGRVDSLEVAELVDVCAPLLAQARRRWAGHDQVRVREADATRYRPERPMDAAYFAYALTMIPDWFEAVDNALRLLKPGGVLGVVDFYVSRPHPAPGLVRHGALARHFWPAWFGHDGVRPSPDHLPYLMGRLDVLRIEERRAPVPYLPGLRVPYYLFVGRKPG